The region TTGTGGCGATCGCCCGTTCCCGGATCTCCGGTTCAACAAACACCTTTTCGAGCACATCGTCATCCTGCAACGGACGGCGGCGTTGCAGCAGATAGTCATCAATGCCGGACTGGGAATCAAAGTCGAAGGGAGGCTGAGACATAGGACAGGATTAGGACGGCATAGGGAAAAGAGCACAGAAGCAAGCAGGGCTGAGCCAGGGTTGGGTGAAGCGCAAAAACCACAGGATCTTTCTAACTCTAACGTTAGTTCGGGTTAAGGGGGGTTGTTCAGCTTGTTGGATGAAAGAGTCAAGATCTCAGACCCCGAGAGAACGAGGCTTTCAGCCTAGCTCGATCTCAGGTTAGCTCTAGGATAAATCTAGCGATCGCGTTTCGAGCTTCGCTTGCAGGGCCTCAACGCTAGGGAGCTGTTCTTGCCATTGTTCAGGCAGCGATCGCGTTAGTTGGTACTCTGCCACACCCATGGGCCGGCCAATGTCCCGCAGGGCATATTCCACCACCGTTTTATTTTTCCCCTTACACAAAATAATGCCAATACTCGGTTGGTCGTCAGCATGGCGCAGGCGTTCATCTACGGCAGCTAGGTAGAAGTTCATTTTGCCGGCAAATTCTGGCTCAAATTTGCTGATCTTCAGATCAATCACCACATAGCAGCGCAACGCCAGGTGATAGAACAACAGATCAATATAGAAGTCATCCCCGTCCACCGTGAGGTGATATTGATTGCCCACCAGCGCAAAACCAACCCCCAATTCCAGCAAAAAAGCGGAGATTGATTGCAGCAACGCCCGTTCTAAATCACGCTCTTGAACATCGTCCCTGAGGTTCAAAAAATCAAAGTGGTAGGGATCTTTGAGCAGATCTTGGGCTAGATCCGATTGAACCGGCGGCAGGGTGCGATCGAAGTTATTGAGGGCTTGACCGCGCCGATGGTAGAGATCGGCATCAATCTGGTGCTCTAAAACATGACGACTCCAGCCATGTTCAATCGTTTGGCGACTATACCAAAGGCGTTCATCTAGATTTTTGACCCGGTCTAACAGGCGGACATTATGCCCCCAGGGAATATCTGCAACAAGCTGTTGCACCAGTTCAAGATCTGGGTAGGCTTCAGCAAACGCCCTCATATAGCGAAGGTTGCGGGCAGCAAAGCCCTTCATATCAGGAAACGACTGACGCAGATCCGCCGACAAGCGATCGATCACCTTCGCCCCCCAACCTTGGTGCTGCTGCTGTTGCAAAATTGCGGTGCCAATCTGCCAATAGAGCATGACCAGCTCTCGATTCACCGATAGAGCCGCCTTCACCTGCGCCGTGCGGATTTGCGCTTTGAGGTGGGTGAGCAGGGCATCATAGTGCTCGGGGAAGGTGAGGGTCATAGAGGGCGATCGCATGGAATTCCGCTATTCTAGTCTGTGCTTGAAGCAGCTTTCACCTGAATGCCAGCATCCAACGATCTGAGAATGACAAGGTTTACATAAAAATCCCCGGCAGGCCCGGGGAACGTCTAAGTGATGTGTCTATTTATAGGATGCCCAAGGATAAAAGAGCGATCGCCTTCCTTTTGGTAGAGCAATCAAAAAATTTCATAAAAAAACCCGGTGGATAGGATACCGGGTAGATGCTCTGTTAAGCGTAAACAGAGTATGCCCATCCTGCAGACGAGAATAAACATCTCCGCACAATCTACATCCCAGCAGTATTTTCACCCATCTCACTTCACGTCATCTTCATCATTCTGTTCCGTCACTCGGCTCTGCCATCCTACGTAGACAGCTCGTTCACATCTACCGG is a window of Leptolyngbya sp. CCY15150 DNA encoding:
- a CDS encoding PDDEXK nuclease domain-containing protein, with protein sequence MRSPSMTLTFPEHYDALLTHLKAQIRTAQVKAALSVNRELVMLYWQIGTAILQQQQHQGWGAKVIDRLSADLRQSFPDMKGFAARNLRYMRAFAEAYPDLELVQQLVADIPWGHNVRLLDRVKNLDERLWYSRQTIEHGWSRHVLEHQIDADLYHRRGQALNNFDRTLPPVQSDLAQDLLKDPYHFDFLNLRDDVQERDLERALLQSISAFLLELGVGFALVGNQYHLTVDGDDFYIDLLFYHLALRCYVVIDLKISKFEPEFAGKMNFYLAAVDERLRHADDQPSIGIILCKGKNKTVVEYALRDIGRPMGVAEYQLTRSLPEQWQEQLPSVEALQAKLETRSLDLS